DNA sequence from the Actinacidiphila yeochonensis CN732 genome:
CCTGCCTGGAACCATGTCGGGCGACAGGGCTCGGGCCAGCCGGTTGGCGGCCAGTACGTCGCTGTACTTGTTGAAGACCAGGGCGGGCACGTTGAGGGTCCGCAGCAGCGATTCGAGCCGGGCGGGCACCCGTTCGTCGGGCTCTGCGGGGCCGCGGCGCGGCTTCGGGCGGGCGAGGGACGTCAGGTAGGCCGTGCTCTCCGCGTCCAGTCGGAGGACGCGGGCGAGCGCGTCGATCACCTGGGCCGAGGGGTTGCGGTCACGTCCCTGTTCGAGGCGGAGGTAGTACTCGACGCTGATCCCGGCCAGCATGGCCACCTCCTCGCGGCGCAGTCCGGGCACCCGGCGCAGTCCGTGGCCAGGTGCCAGGCCGACCTCGGCGGGGGTGACCAGTTCCCGCCGCGCGCGCAGGAAGTCTCCGAGGGCCTTGTCCACACGTCCAGCCTATGAGGGGGCAGCACCCGGTGGGTGCCCCTGCCACTACCAGGAACACCGGGAGCTGGCAGGGCCGGTTCGCAGCCGTGAACGTGGGCGGCATGGCAACAGACACATGGTTCATCACCGGCGTCAACAGCGGGTTCGGTCGCGAGCTGGCCGAGCAACTCCTCTCGCGCGGCTGCCGGGTCGCCGGCACGGTGCGGCGGGAGGGCTCGGTCGACGACCTGCGGGCCACGTACGGTGACCGCTTCCGGGTCGCTCACCTCGACGTCACCGACCTCTCGAGGGTCCGCGAGGTCGTCGACGCCGCCTTCCGCGACCTCGGTCGCATCGACGTCGTCGCGATCAACGCCGGCTACGGCCTGTTCGGCGCCGCCGAGGAGCTCAGCGACGAGCAGATGCTCCACCAGATCAGCACCAACCTGCTCGGGTCGATGCAGACGGCGCGGGCGGCGCTGCCGCACCTGCGCGCTCAGGGCGGCGGCCGGCTGATCCAGATCTCCTCGGTCGCCGGGCTC
Encoded proteins:
- a CDS encoding helix-turn-helix domain-containing protein, which produces MDKALGDFLRARRELVTPAEVGLAPGHGLRRVPGLRREEVAMLAGISVEYYLRLEQGRDRNPSAQVIDALARVLRLDAESTAYLTSLARPKPRRGPAEPDERVPARLESLLRTLNVPALVFNKYSDVLAANRLARALSPDMVPGRNRLRVLFTDRAAHEYNADWERYTATAVAHLRAQIGTETDDERLHALIGELSLRSERFRVLWARHDVRSAHDATFRLRHPRVGALELLAEKFQVVGSGGLEALLLHARPGTPSADALALLATLDVPS